The following proteins are co-located in the Paenibacillus sp. JNUCC32 genome:
- a CDS encoding carbohydrate ABC transporter permease yields the protein MRRETLVKIILLILFSILCFLILVPFYAVTIASFKPGEDLIRYGLNLKFDLSVMSLDNFAYLFTGDHSYFMWFFNSLLLTVVQVTLTLLVSATVAYGFAAYDFIGKNFLFICVLLIMMVPFEILLLPLYSLTYNLGLMNTYSAIVLPGIASAATIFFFRQYLRGVPKEMIAAGRVDGASEYGIYVRLILPVMKPSFAAMAILNGMNSWNNFLWPFMVLSDDRKYTLPIGLKTLLTPYGNNYDLLIVGSFFSIIPIFILFMAFQKYFIDGMTAGAVKG from the coding sequence ATGAGAAGAGAAACGCTGGTCAAAATAATCCTCTTGATCTTGTTCTCCATACTGTGCTTTCTGATCCTGGTGCCTTTTTATGCCGTCACCATCGCTTCCTTCAAACCCGGCGAGGATTTGATCCGGTATGGCCTGAATTTGAAATTTGATCTGTCGGTGATGAGCCTGGACAATTTCGCCTACCTGTTTACGGGCGATCACTCCTACTTCATGTGGTTTTTTAACTCCTTGCTCCTCACGGTGGTGCAGGTTACGTTAACCCTGCTGGTCAGCGCAACCGTTGCCTATGGGTTTGCAGCCTATGATTTCATCGGCAAGAACTTCTTGTTTATCTGCGTGCTTTTGATTATGATGGTTCCTTTTGAAATTCTTCTTCTTCCGCTATACTCCCTGACGTACAATCTGGGCCTCATGAATACGTACTCGGCGATTGTGCTGCCGGGGATCGCAAGCGCGGCCACGATTTTCTTCTTCAGGCAGTATTTAAGAGGGGTTCCAAAAGAAATGATTGCGGCAGGTCGGGTCGACGGGGCCAGCGAATACGGGATCTATGTTCGGCTGATCCTGCCCGTGATGAAGCCGTCCTTTGCAGCCATGGCGATTCTGAACGGCATGAACAGCTGGAACAATTTCCTATGGCCGTTCATGGTGCTCAGCGATGATCGCAAGTACACGCTTCCGATCGGGTTGAAGACGCTGTTGACTCCTTACGGGAACAACTATGATTTATTGATTGTCGGCTCCTTTTTCTCGATCATCCCGATTTTCATCTTGTTCATGGCTTTCCAGAAATATTTCATTGACGGGATGACGGCGGGGGCGGTGAAAGGCTGA
- a CDS encoding carbohydrate ABC transporter permease, which yields MIKKFLYSQKVAPYVFVLPFILVFLVFWVFPLGSSFSMSFQKTQLGQEADWVGLANYGKLMGDGVFLKAVTNSAIYMVLTLLILIPFPMLFAVLINNKFMWGREFFKSSFFFPALTSVVVAGTIFRLMFGEMEGSLINSILGWFGIDPVKFLKGQVTGFIALVALATWRWTGVNMLYFLSGLKNIPGEYYEAASIDGASAFQKFTKITMPLLKPTTIYVLTISIYAGLAMFIESMMLWNGNNSPKNIGLTIVGYLYRQGIEKNNLGYAAAVGIVLLAITMIINLTQLKLSGMFKKED from the coding sequence ATGATTAAAAAATTTCTGTACTCTCAAAAGGTTGCTCCTTACGTGTTTGTCCTGCCGTTTATTCTGGTATTCCTCGTATTCTGGGTGTTTCCGCTCGGCAGCTCATTCAGCATGAGCTTTCAGAAAACGCAGCTGGGGCAGGAAGCGGATTGGGTCGGCTTGGCTAATTACGGGAAGCTGATGGGGGACGGCGTCTTTTTGAAGGCAGTCACGAACAGCGCGATTTACATGGTGTTGACGCTCCTGATCCTGATTCCGTTTCCGATGCTGTTCGCGGTGCTGATCAACAACAAGTTCATGTGGGGAAGGGAGTTCTTCAAGTCGTCTTTTTTCTTCCCTGCACTGACGTCGGTCGTTGTGGCAGGCACCATCTTCCGGCTCATGTTCGGCGAGATGGAAGGATCCCTGATCAACAGCATCCTGGGGTGGTTCGGGATCGATCCGGTGAAGTTTCTGAAGGGACAGGTCACCGGCTTTATCGCGCTGGTGGCTCTCGCCACTTGGCGGTGGACGGGGGTCAATATGCTATATTTTTTATCGGGACTCAAGAACATTCCGGGTGAATATTACGAGGCGGCATCCATCGACGGTGCCTCGGCCTTCCAGAAGTTTACCAAAATCACGATGCCTTTGTTGAAGCCGACCACGATTTATGTGTTAACGATCAGCATTTATGCGGGGCTTGCCATGTTTATCGAAAGCATGATGCTCTGGAACGGCAACAACTCTCCAAAGAATATCGGCCTCACGATCGTCGGTTACCTGTACCGTCAAGGCATCGAGAAGAACAATTTGGGTTATGCCGCCGCTGTAGGGATCGTGCTGCTGGCAATCACCATGATCATTAACCTGACGCAGCTGAAGCTCTCCGGCATGTTCAAGAAGGAGGATTGA
- a CDS encoding DUF2905 domain-containing protein codes for MHPVTKALLWIGGALIVIGLLWPVIGRFVGRLPGDIVVDKPNVKIYFPIVTCLVISVVGSLILFLIQQFRK; via the coding sequence GTGCATCCTGTAACAAAGGCTCTACTATGGATTGGCGGCGCTCTGATCGTGATCGGGCTGCTGTGGCCTGTCATCGGCCGATTCGTCGGCCGGCTGCCGGGCGACATCGTCGTGGATAAACCCAATGTCAAAATTTATTTTCCGATCGTAACCTGCCTCGTCATCAGCGTGGTGGGTTCGTTGATTCTGTTTCTGATCCAGCAGTTTCGCAAGTAG